A single genomic interval of Euwallacea similis isolate ESF13 chromosome 2, ESF131.1, whole genome shotgun sequence harbors:
- the LOC136417833 gene encoding LOW QUALITY PROTEIN: facilitated trehalose transporter Tret1-like (The sequence of the model RefSeq protein was modified relative to this genomic sequence to represent the inferred CDS: substituted 1 base at 1 genomic stop codon) — MGVTPPYQYLRRVRNGRCSLFSPLHHEIFTVIVSKRVNRPNHVHAPNFGPNSYKYLHYSDSNISYVRSNVIITSLVPLSMWLLFSRSSSVSVVITENNYNISDEQESXFVILHPVGMLGTMILLFFLGKFLCTKKTFWLMEIPHSINWLLIIFTNSKSKVKRAVRGLLYSYRTPMYVTTWLEVLSLIKMQPRIVGIHEKVPTKCYQYHSNVAGLVFKSAPNLKVYPSLYQILNNDRKTYIGDKKSLQWLTRKYDVEEDFLMLTVDMQRQFSESSTFRDLFTIKSKQRGLRVAILLCWSLTGSTWNPQNSLIILIGICSFLTLSCNLAIEGFGGRVTYFTPILSCGVFLLIMSVYFNLDHFDMIDLNNVKWTSSAGITLYVVIYVSGIAIIPSLMLGELFSFSIKFKKICVGYMLFSWYTGFHVFRSLFFGYEVSETKSRTSAGFEEYNLIKMILVARYCFLINKSPFTLSLAWASTLTLIENWRVSIKNLRKKRAFVIQQLWNLRADEQGN, encoded by the exons atgggcgttacacctccgtatcaatacttaaggagggtgcgaaacggAAGatgctctcttttctcgccacTTCATCACGAAATC ttcacggttatcgtatcgaaaagggtgaatcgacccaaccacgtacacgcgccaaattttgGACCTAACAGCTATAAGTACTTACATTATAGTGATTCGAACATATCATATGTTAGATCTAATGttataataa CTAGCTTAGTCCCTCTCAGCATGTGGCTATTGTTTTCCCGAAGTTCTTCCGTTAGTGTTGTAATCACcgaaaataattacaatataTCAGACGAACAAGAATCATAATTTGTTATTCTTCATCCAGTTG ggatGCTTGGGACTATGATACTACTGTTCTTCTTGGGCAAGTTCCTTTGCACCAAGAAAACATTTTGGCTTATGGAAATACCTCATTCTATTAATTGgcttttaataatatttaccaATTCAAA ATCTAAGGTGAAAAGAGCTGTGAGGGGGTTGCTGTACTCCTATAGGACGCCCATGTACGTCacaacctggttagaagtattgTCGTTAATTAAGA TGCAGCCGCGCATTGTCGGTATTCATGAGAAAGTACCTaccaagtgttatcagtaccacaGTAACGTTGCAG gtttagtatttaagagcgctCCGAACCTaaagg TGTATCCATCATTATACCAAATCCTAAACAACGATAGAAAAACTTACATAG GAGATAAAAAGAGTCTCCAATGGTTAACTCGCAAGTATGACGTGGAAGAAGACTTTTTAATGCTCACAGTTGATATGCAGAGACAATTTTCAGAGAGTAGTACCTTCAGAGATTTGTTTACCATTAAGAGCAAACAGAGAGGTTTAAGAGTAGCCATATTATTATGTTGGTC cCTGACTGGCAGTACTTGGAATCCCCAGAATTCATTGATAATCTTGATAGGCATTTGCAGCTTCTTAACTTTGTCGTGTAACCTTGCCATAGAGGGGTTTGGTGGACGAGTAACATATTTCACACCAATACTCTCTTGTGGAGTGTTTCTACTTATCATGTCAGTgtatttcaatttagatcattTCGATATGATAGACTTAAACAATGTAAAGTGGACATCATCAGCGGGAATAACGTTGTATGTGGTGATTTACGTTTCAGGAATAGCAATAATTCCAAGTTTGATGTTAGGAGAATTGTTCTCGTTCagcatcaaatttaaaaaaatatgtgtg GGCTATATGCTCTTTTCGTGGTATACGGGATTTCATGTGTTTCGTAGTCTTTTTTTTGGTTATGAAGTGTCTGAAACTAAAAGTAGGACTTCAGCAGGATTTGAAGAATAT aacttaataaaaatgattttagttGCACGTTACTGCTtcctaataaataaatctcctTTTACCTTATCTTTGGCATGGGCTTCAACGCTTACACTAATCGAGAACTGGAGGGTTTCAATCAA GAATCTTAGGAAAAAGAGAGCTTTTGTAATTCAACAGCTATGGAATCTTCGCGCTGATGAACAGGGAAACTGA
- the LOC136417866 gene encoding uncharacterized protein: MDELILNFVKFLSSTVVFRIISYPNFAIEILLATVVCVVQALLIFEINTLVRKTNAKVIAKLRMKHPIKEAESISFHSLVAMKTTTQAFHNKPDIYQIYRSINPKGRFDSKDKNFGWAVSTEDSMMRHTFSDRVEYLLSTTPSEYVRCDLARKSREQSLRSCLQSLKFLLERALSNDEDDCITISNTEIQNSVNTPNESFELELTNDHAQINKFTSANLQNSMEQTAPNHFLKSPLDPEKLMSWMYKCSNVNLSKSNFDTRAKTNSHNEEGDEKDIGRYLTLQSNESLSQIYRKKRTTGDL; this comes from the exons atggacgaattgattttaaattttgtgaaattccTGTCGAGTACCGTCGTTTTTCGTATTATCTCCTATCCAAATTTCGCCATAGAGATCCTTTTAGCCACAGTAGTCTGCGTCGTTCAGGCCTTACTCATTTTCGAAATCAACACTTTAGTAAGGAAGACCAATGCTAAGGTCATAGCCAAACTCCGAATGAAACATCCAATAAAAG AAGCCGAAAGCATATCTTTTCATAGCTTGGTCGCCATGAAGACCACCACGCAGGCTTTCCACAATAAACCGGATATTTATCAAATCTACAGATCAATAAATCCAAAGGGGAGATTTGACAGTAAGGACAAGAACTTTGGATGGGCCGTATCTACAGAGGACTCGATGATGCGGCATACGTTTTCAGATAGA GTGGAGTACCTCCTTTCAACTACCCCTTCTGAATATGTGAGATGCGATCTTGCACGCAAAAGCCGCGAACAGAGCCTGCGCTCCTGCCTTCAGTCCCTCAAGTTCCTACTCGAAAGAGCATTGAGCAACGACGAAGACGATTGCATCACCATATCCAATACCGAGATCCAAAACAGCGTCAATACTCCCAACGAAAGCTTTGAGCTTGAACTGACCAATGATCATGCACAAATCAATAAGTTTACTTCGGCCAACCTGCAGAACTCGATGGAGCAGACAGCCCCGAATCATTTTTTGAAGTCTCCACTTGATCCTGAAAAATTGATGTCCTGGATGTATAAATGCTCAAATGTGAACCTTTCTAAAAGCAACTTTGACACGAGAGCAAAAACGAACAGTCATAATGAGGAAGGTGATGAGAAGGATATAGGCCGGTATTTGACACTTCAGTCTAACGAATCATTGAGTCAAATATATAGAAAGAAAAGAACAACGGGTGATTTATGA